One genomic region from Arthrobacter sp. FB24 encodes:
- a CDS encoding enoyl-CoA hydratase/isomerase family protein: MPAPGSANGHLSTLDFKTLLVEEREDRVVVLLNRPEVRNAIDQQMVDELHIVCAALEQNPKVLIIAGPDGVFASGADIAQLRERRRDDALQGINSTIFVRIAKLPMPVIAALDGYCLGGGAELAYAADFRIGTPSVRIGNPETGLGILAAAGASWRLKELVGEPVAKQILLAGLVLRAEQALAVNLITEIHEAPVLMDGAHSLADRIARQDPLAVRITKSVFHAPAEAHPLIDQLAQGILFESQAKFDRMQAFLDKKTVKKTDKKTAKNSDQQDGTK; this comes from the coding sequence ATGCCGGCCCCGGGAAGCGCGAACGGACACTTGAGCACGCTGGACTTCAAAACCCTCCTGGTCGAGGAGCGGGAGGACCGCGTGGTGGTGCTCCTCAACCGCCCCGAGGTCCGGAACGCCATCGACCAGCAGATGGTGGACGAGCTCCACATCGTCTGCGCCGCGCTGGAACAGAACCCCAAGGTGCTCATCATTGCGGGCCCGGACGGCGTCTTCGCCTCGGGCGCGGACATCGCCCAGCTGCGTGAACGTCGCCGGGACGATGCCCTGCAGGGCATCAACTCCACGATCTTCGTCCGGATCGCGAAGCTGCCCATGCCCGTGATTGCGGCGCTGGACGGCTACTGCCTGGGCGGCGGCGCGGAGCTGGCGTACGCCGCGGACTTCAGGATCGGAACGCCCAGCGTCCGCATCGGCAACCCCGAAACCGGCCTGGGCATCCTCGCCGCGGCCGGTGCCAGCTGGCGGCTGAAGGAACTTGTGGGCGAACCCGTTGCCAAGCAGATCCTGCTGGCCGGCCTGGTGCTGCGGGCCGAACAGGCCCTCGCCGTCAACCTCATCACCGAGATCCACGAAGCCCCCGTCCTCATGGACGGCGCGCATAGCCTGGCGGACCGCATTGCGCGGCAGGATCCGCTGGCCGTGCGGATCACCAAGTCCGTGTTCCATGCCCCCGCCGAGGCACACCCGCTGATCGACCAGCTGGCACAGGGGATCCTTTTCGAATCCCAGGCGAAGTTCGACCGGATGCAGGCCTTCCTGGATAAGAAAACAGTCAAGAAGACAGATAAGAAAACCGCCAAGAATTCAGACCAGCAAGACGGGACGAAGTAA
- a CDS encoding SRPBCC family protein, with amino-acid sequence MITVAGTVSSPLGAEEAFNYLSAFEHTAEWDPGTPVVKKLSEGPVAVGHRYHAEAEFRGKRQTLIYEVVELTGNHIKLRGENKTVISEDSIDVSPDGTGCTVQYTAEFQLKGALRLIEPFMKPAFMSLRDPAMNGLKSALDARAGR; translated from the coding sequence ATGATCACAGTAGCGGGAACCGTCAGCTCTCCCCTCGGGGCAGAGGAAGCCTTCAACTACCTGTCGGCCTTCGAGCACACCGCGGAGTGGGATCCGGGCACCCCCGTGGTGAAGAAGCTCTCCGAGGGCCCCGTCGCCGTGGGCCACCGGTACCACGCCGAAGCGGAATTCCGTGGCAAGCGGCAGACCCTCATCTACGAGGTGGTGGAGCTGACCGGCAACCACATCAAGCTCCGGGGCGAAAACAAAACGGTCATATCCGAGGACTCGATCGACGTCTCCCCGGACGGGACCGGCTGCACGGTGCAATACACGGCCGAATTCCAGCTCAAGGGCGCGCTCAGGCTCATTGAACCGTTCATGAAGCCGGCGTTCATGTCACTCCGGGACCCCGCAATGAACGGCCTGAAGTCCGCCCTCGACGCGCGGGCCGGGCGCTAG
- a CDS encoding 3-hydroxyacyl-CoA dehydrogenase family protein encodes MSNSVLPAGLPATVGVLGGGRMGAGIAHAFLINGANVLVVERDEASAEAARERVESAAAKSIERGATDGNLDEMVSRLSVTVDYDDFKDRELVVEAVPEDWELKVASLREIEARLSDDAYLASNTSSLSVNGLARELKRPGNFLGLHFFNPVPASTLIEVVLGEQTSPDLAAAAKRWVEALGKTAVVVNDAPGFASSRLGVAIALEAMRMVEEGVASAEDIDNAMVLGYKHPTGPLRTTDIVGLDVRLGIAEYLQSTLGERFAPPQILRDKVARGELGRKTGKGFFDWPA; translated from the coding sequence ATGAGCAATTCCGTACTTCCGGCGGGCCTTCCCGCCACGGTGGGCGTCCTCGGCGGCGGCCGGATGGGGGCGGGCATCGCCCACGCCTTCCTGATCAACGGTGCCAACGTCCTGGTGGTGGAGCGGGACGAGGCCTCGGCCGAAGCCGCACGGGAACGGGTGGAGTCCGCGGCCGCCAAGAGCATCGAGCGCGGCGCCACGGACGGCAACCTGGACGAAATGGTGTCGCGGCTCTCAGTGACGGTGGACTATGACGACTTCAAGGACCGCGAGCTGGTGGTTGAGGCCGTTCCGGAGGACTGGGAGCTGAAGGTCGCCTCCCTCCGGGAAATCGAGGCGCGACTATCCGACGACGCCTACCTCGCCTCCAACACGTCGTCCCTGTCCGTGAACGGACTGGCCCGCGAACTCAAGCGCCCGGGGAACTTCCTGGGCCTGCACTTCTTCAACCCGGTACCCGCGTCCACGCTCATCGAGGTGGTGCTCGGCGAGCAGACGTCCCCGGACCTGGCCGCTGCGGCGAAAAGGTGGGTGGAGGCGCTCGGCAAGACCGCCGTCGTCGTCAATGACGCTCCCGGCTTTGCCTCGTCGCGCCTTGGCGTGGCCATTGCCCTGGAAGCCATGCGCATGGTGGAGGAAGGCGTCGCGTCCGCCGAGGACATCGACAACGCCATGGTGCTGGGCTACAAGCACCCCACCGGCCCGCTGCGGACCACGGACATTGTGGGCCTGGACGTCCGGCTGGGCATCGCGGAGTACCTGCAGTCCACCCTGGGGGAGCGCTTCGCTCCGCCGCAGATCCTCCGCGACAAGGTGGCCCGCGGCGAACTGGGCCGGAAGACCGGCAAGGGATTCTTCGACTGGCCGGCTTAG
- a CDS encoding pentapeptide repeat-containing protein yields the protein MADGRAAGRATKAPKVTAPRLSPVRLEELRDDPAPDFQRGGRYDGLRFSRADADGLELSGTDFAECAFEGVSFNETQLRGATFRDCVLAEMYSPVLTAARATLRDVEIGNPRWGSAELYESGWTSVRIDGGKLDYVNLRGSRLTDVQISDCIINELDLGSVTGTRVALKNCTIGTLDLAGAKLKDFDLRGTDFRTISGLGSLSGVVIDDYQLSLLAPLLAAHLGVTVL from the coding sequence ATGGCGGACGGTCGCGCGGCAGGAAGGGCAACCAAGGCGCCCAAGGTGACGGCCCCCAGGCTTTCCCCGGTCAGGCTGGAGGAGTTGCGGGACGATCCCGCGCCGGATTTCCAGCGGGGCGGGCGGTACGACGGCCTCAGGTTTAGCCGCGCCGATGCCGACGGCCTCGAGCTCAGCGGCACGGATTTCGCCGAGTGCGCATTTGAAGGGGTCTCCTTCAATGAGACGCAGCTGCGCGGCGCGACGTTCCGGGACTGCGTCCTGGCCGAAATGTACTCCCCGGTGCTGACCGCGGCGCGGGCCACGCTGCGGGATGTGGAGATCGGCAATCCCCGGTGGGGTTCGGCGGAGCTGTACGAGAGCGGCTGGACGTCGGTGCGGATCGACGGCGGGAAGCTGGACTACGTGAACCTGCGCGGCTCACGGCTCACGGATGTGCAGATCAGCGACTGCATCATCAATGAGCTGGACCTGGGCTCGGTGACGGGAACCCGGGTGGCGCTGAAGAACTGCACCATCGGCACGCTCGACCTCGCCGGTGCCAAGCTCAAGGACTTCGACCTCCGCGGCACGGATTTCCGCACCATCAGCGGACTCGGAAGCCTGTCCGGTGTGGTGATCGACGACTACCAGCTGAGCCTGCTGGCGCCGCTGCTGGCAGCCCACCTTGGCGTCACTGTCCTGTAA
- a CDS encoding GNAT family N-acetyltransferase — protein MTSIDPITLTGQHVVLEPLSHAHHDGLVEAARDGELWKLWYTTVPGPEGMAAEIDRRLRLQEAGSMLPFTTRLLDPAAGGPGRVIGMTTYMNIDAATPRVEIGSTWNAASSHGTGTNADSKLLLLRHAFETLGCPAVEFRTHWLNHQSREAIARLGAKQDGVLRSHTRTADGQLRDTVVFSILEHEWPMVRAGLEFRLAKQR, from the coding sequence GTGACTTCCATCGATCCCATCACGCTGACCGGTCAACACGTCGTTCTCGAACCGCTGAGCCACGCGCACCACGACGGCCTGGTGGAGGCTGCCCGCGACGGTGAACTCTGGAAGCTCTGGTACACAACCGTGCCCGGACCGGAGGGCATGGCCGCGGAGATCGACCGCCGCCTCCGGCTCCAGGAAGCCGGCTCCATGCTCCCGTTCACCACGCGACTCCTTGATCCCGCCGCCGGTGGTCCCGGCCGGGTGATCGGGATGACCACGTACATGAATATCGACGCCGCCACTCCCCGCGTGGAGATCGGTTCCACGTGGAATGCGGCTTCTTCGCACGGCACGGGGACGAACGCGGACTCCAAGCTGCTCCTGCTCCGGCATGCCTTTGAAACGCTGGGGTGCCCGGCCGTCGAGTTCCGGACGCACTGGCTCAACCACCAGTCCCGGGAGGCGATCGCGCGGCTGGGAGCGAAGCAGGACGGCGTACTGCGCAGCCACACCCGGACGGCTGACGGGCAGCTCCGGGACACTGTGGTGTTCTCGATCCTCGAACATGAGTGGCCCATGGTCCGTGCCGGCCTGGAGTTCAGGCTGGCCAAGCAACGCTAG
- a CDS encoding S1 family peptidase, whose protein sequence is MTHHSGRNPFNRALGLAACAALAFGGTFLAVPAVAESGSPVPDPSVSAPAAATPHPATPTTAAPAPASAATATTAATAPPAAGGSAPAISDAGLTEAILRDLGMTLEQFNAAGDQGKRAADAVASLRGLPGYVGISLKDGRIVVEGSGPELETRMAELNAAGPGDFVLVASSAAPAPPAAPERVAASTDQLFKDYVREVGAAGLQAVAYANGSFVIRTGGTNQPEAEGAPANPANPGPSAASPSPSEFVARYSNVRLEEGAPLAPEEDFFGGQGYVLNNGVICSAGYGAYSPDGKPLVLTAGHCTEDGTLTTANVESPESPANRLLGTLGYSQFGGPGNSWITGDEANPGNVGTDIAVIGDIRPGLDVQPATTRWDAPTDPGSTAVKIIGTASPSPGQAVCRSGRTARWSCGTVDEVGIYVVGGFTADPSDLRAFRGFLSTSVQSSGGDSGGPWISGNFAVGTHSAGDQVVPGQPINNFAVATTLEDAMTRLPGVQLQLFLNKPLLTEPADGGGVALGQAITGKVPAAPASAVAAGSKVRITVPGQEPVEVPVDAAGQWQFTAPSPAGRLRFTAETVNGFSHSGASSFDVTVLPSELPAPAIASPAAGAALTALERIEGTGTPGATVELSGDAAGQAVVGLDGKWAVPVTGEARYGSFTVNAVQTARGVAASPAASRTFTVMPPSPVIASIRDGQHFAHDAVPRNITGSALKGAAVTVTVDGVPVQAASDGTWSAPLPAGLATGTHNVTVSQSVDGVASAPVNLTFVVDPAPVVVPAGITPAAISGQLPATGADGLLTAAGVGAGVLLLGGVVLVLARRRSRR, encoded by the coding sequence TTGACGCATCATTCCGGCCGGAACCCGTTCAACCGCGCCCTGGGGCTGGCCGCTTGTGCCGCCCTGGCGTTCGGCGGCACCTTCCTGGCTGTTCCCGCCGTCGCAGAGTCCGGTTCGCCGGTTCCCGACCCCTCCGTGTCGGCGCCGGCCGCAGCCACCCCGCACCCAGCCACCCCGACCACCGCCGCGCCTGCACCTGCGTCCGCGGCGACTGCTACCACCGCCGCGACCGCACCGCCCGCCGCGGGCGGTTCCGCACCCGCCATCAGCGACGCCGGCCTGACGGAGGCCATCCTCCGCGACCTGGGCATGACACTGGAGCAGTTCAACGCCGCCGGTGACCAGGGCAAACGCGCGGCCGACGCCGTCGCCTCCTTGCGCGGATTGCCCGGCTACGTGGGAATCAGCTTGAAAGACGGCCGGATTGTGGTCGAGGGCAGCGGCCCGGAGCTCGAAACCCGGATGGCTGAACTCAACGCCGCGGGACCCGGGGATTTTGTGCTTGTGGCGTCCAGCGCGGCGCCTGCGCCTCCGGCCGCACCGGAACGCGTCGCGGCCAGCACGGACCAGCTGTTCAAGGACTACGTCCGCGAGGTCGGCGCCGCAGGCCTTCAGGCTGTGGCATACGCCAACGGCAGCTTTGTGATCCGCACCGGCGGCACCAACCAGCCGGAGGCCGAAGGCGCCCCGGCCAACCCGGCCAACCCCGGACCCTCAGCGGCCTCGCCTTCACCGTCCGAATTCGTGGCGCGCTACTCGAACGTCCGCCTGGAGGAGGGCGCACCCCTTGCCCCGGAGGAGGACTTCTTCGGCGGGCAAGGCTATGTCCTCAACAACGGCGTCATCTGCTCCGCCGGTTACGGTGCGTACAGCCCGGACGGGAAACCGCTGGTCCTGACTGCCGGCCACTGCACCGAAGACGGCACCCTCACAACAGCCAACGTGGAGAGTCCGGAATCGCCCGCTAACAGACTGCTCGGCACCCTGGGCTACAGCCAGTTCGGCGGCCCGGGCAACTCGTGGATCACCGGCGACGAGGCCAACCCCGGAAACGTGGGCACGGACATCGCCGTGATCGGGGACATCCGGCCGGGCCTCGACGTCCAGCCCGCAACCACCCGCTGGGATGCGCCCACGGATCCAGGATCCACGGCCGTGAAGATCATCGGAACCGCATCGCCGTCCCCCGGACAAGCCGTCTGCCGGTCCGGCCGGACCGCCCGCTGGTCCTGCGGCACCGTGGACGAAGTGGGCATCTACGTCGTGGGCGGTTTCACCGCCGACCCGTCCGACCTCCGGGCCTTCCGCGGCTTCCTGTCCACCTCCGTCCAGTCCAGCGGCGGCGACTCCGGCGGACCTTGGATCAGCGGTAATTTCGCCGTCGGCACCCACTCCGCGGGGGACCAGGTCGTTCCCGGCCAGCCGATCAACAACTTTGCCGTTGCCACCACGCTGGAGGATGCCATGACCCGGCTTCCCGGCGTGCAGCTTCAGCTGTTCCTGAACAAACCCCTGCTCACGGAGCCGGCCGACGGCGGCGGAGTGGCACTCGGCCAGGCCATCACCGGGAAGGTCCCCGCGGCCCCCGCCTCCGCCGTCGCCGCGGGTTCGAAGGTCCGCATCACCGTGCCCGGGCAGGAACCTGTGGAGGTGCCCGTGGACGCCGCCGGGCAATGGCAGTTCACAGCCCCCTCACCGGCCGGCCGGCTGCGGTTTACCGCCGAAACGGTGAACGGCTTCAGCCACTCCGGAGCCAGCAGCTTCGACGTCACAGTGCTGCCTTCGGAGCTCCCGGCCCCTGCCATTGCCAGCCCGGCCGCGGGTGCCGCGCTCACGGCCCTGGAACGCATTGAGGGCACCGGAACGCCCGGTGCCACGGTGGAACTTTCCGGCGACGCCGCCGGGCAGGCCGTGGTGGGGCTGGACGGCAAATGGGCAGTGCCGGTGACAGGCGAGGCGAGGTACGGATCCTTCACCGTCAACGCGGTGCAGACCGCCCGGGGCGTCGCCGCGAGCCCGGCGGCGAGCCGGACGTTCACGGTGATGCCGCCATCGCCTGTGATTGCCAGCATCCGCGACGGTCAGCACTTCGCCCACGACGCCGTTCCCCGGAACATCACCGGGTCAGCGCTGAAGGGCGCGGCAGTGACCGTCACGGTGGATGGCGTCCCGGTGCAGGCCGCCTCGGACGGGACCTGGAGCGCGCCGTTGCCGGCGGGGCTCGCGACCGGCACCCACAACGTGACAGTCAGCCAATCGGTCGACGGCGTGGCTTCCGCGCCGGTGAACCTCACCTTCGTGGTTGACCCGGCACCGGTGGTTGTTCCCGCCGGCATAACCCCGGCAGCCATCTCAGGGCAGTTGCCGGCCACCGGCGCCGACGGCCTGCTCACTGCGGCCGGTGTCGGGGCAGGCGTGCTGCTGCTCGGCGGTGTTGTCCTGGTCCTTGCCAGGCGACGCTCCCGCCGGTAG
- a CDS encoding SGNH/GDSL hydrolase family protein: MSDRILRRRHAAYAAGLATLALALGTAAGPAGAVPAGGLDYIAVGDSYTAGTGAGAAVRPPEATCWQSSPGYVADVDKTGRVSLVVNAACHGALLFSGDDPLQKQISVTTQLTGLVGAGKLNPSTGIVTITAGANDAGVSQVLGACAAYGVEVCAGAVASSESGMGQVGEALAYIYGQIHTAAPSAKIAVLGYPRLFEPADGNPYFSVDEQRLINQATDKLNAAIATAVSSANAYGANAQFVDVTARFAGHAVNSADPWIAYDGGNPLADSNFHPTPTGHRAYATAVMSDVKPGTLAR; the protein is encoded by the coding sequence ATGAGTGACCGGATATTACGACGGCGGCACGCGGCGTACGCTGCCGGCCTGGCAACGCTGGCCCTGGCCCTGGGAACCGCGGCAGGGCCCGCGGGAGCGGTGCCTGCGGGGGGACTTGATTACATCGCGGTAGGTGACTCCTACACCGCGGGAACCGGTGCGGGTGCGGCCGTCAGACCACCCGAAGCGACGTGCTGGCAGAGCAGCCCGGGGTATGTTGCCGACGTCGACAAAACAGGCCGAGTGTCCCTGGTGGTCAATGCCGCCTGCCACGGGGCACTCCTTTTTTCGGGCGATGACCCGCTCCAGAAACAAATCAGCGTCACCACCCAGCTCACGGGCCTCGTCGGCGCAGGGAAACTGAATCCCTCCACCGGAATAGTCACCATCACCGCCGGAGCCAACGACGCCGGGGTGAGTCAGGTGCTGGGTGCCTGCGCGGCCTACGGCGTTGAAGTGTGCGCCGGTGCTGTGGCGTCTTCCGAAAGCGGGATGGGTCAGGTGGGTGAGGCGCTCGCTTACATCTACGGGCAGATTCACACGGCGGCTCCGTCCGCGAAGATCGCTGTCCTGGGGTATCCGCGGCTGTTCGAGCCGGCTGACGGGAATCCGTACTTCTCCGTGGACGAACAGCGGCTGATCAACCAGGCCACGGACAAGCTCAATGCCGCCATCGCCACGGCAGTCTCCAGTGCCAATGCTTACGGGGCGAACGCGCAGTTCGTCGACGTCACAGCGAGGTTTGCCGGGCATGCCGTGAACTCCGCCGATCCGTGGATCGCGTACGACGGCGGGAATCCTCTGGCGGATTCCAACTTCCACCCCACTCCCACCGGGCACCGCGCCTATGCCACGGCCGTGATGAGCGACGTCAAGCCGGGCACCTTGGCGAGGTAG
- a CDS encoding RNA polymerase sigma factor: MTPPGPHDWDAALDHAFAAGQEAALAEAYRRLSPLVYTLALRSLGERAAADDVTQEVFIRAWKSRLSYRPEAARLPAWLVGITRNAISDALSARMRRQELEHAAGQFVGDERGAGPVAADVEAVADRITLEEELERLGDPQKAIMKLAFYEDLTHDQISSRLQLPLGTVKSHIRRSLSRMRTRLEVGHEAS; encoded by the coding sequence ATGACGCCTCCCGGCCCGCACGATTGGGACGCCGCTCTCGATCATGCGTTCGCGGCCGGGCAGGAAGCGGCCCTTGCCGAGGCCTACCGGCGGCTGAGCCCGCTCGTCTACACGCTGGCGCTGCGGTCGCTGGGGGAACGCGCAGCGGCCGACGACGTCACGCAGGAAGTCTTCATCCGCGCCTGGAAGTCACGCCTCAGCTACCGGCCCGAGGCCGCGCGGCTTCCTGCCTGGCTGGTGGGGATCACGCGTAATGCCATCTCCGATGCGCTGTCCGCCCGGATGCGCCGGCAGGAGCTGGAACATGCTGCGGGGCAGTTCGTCGGCGATGAGCGCGGCGCCGGACCGGTGGCTGCTGACGTGGAAGCCGTGGCCGACCGCATAACCTTGGAGGAAGAGCTGGAGCGGTTGGGCGATCCACAGAAGGCGATCATGAAGCTGGCGTTCTACGAGGACCTCACGCACGATCAGATTTCGTCGCGCCTGCAGCTGCCACTCGGCACCGTCAAGAGCCACATCCGTCGCAGCCTTTCGCGGATGCGCACCCGCCTGGAGGTGGGCCATGAAGCATCTTGA
- a CDS encoding anti-sigma factor domain-containing protein, with the protein MKHLDDEQLSLMALGEPALTPAEADHLAFCRECAGTLAALERTVRAATVDPAEVELATPGPHTWAAIHQALGLSPEQAQDPLSRPAPAGGTTGSTTAAEGTTTERTTTAGRTTAGAGSTATVATVPATAEQVRAEQAASEPVAAPTPLRRRAGGARPGSARRNGSPGTASGARRWVAMAAAAGIVVGAAAVWAGYNVLGQGPEAVPSPTPTAPQAVVIAQAPLQPLKSYTASGKALVEELPDGTRQLVVQLSEGQISGYREVWVISPDLSKLVSLGVLDGEPGVFAIPAGLDLAQYPIVDVSNEPFDGNPAHSSDSIARGELAAES; encoded by the coding sequence ATGAAGCATCTTGACGATGAGCAGCTGAGCCTGATGGCCCTCGGTGAACCCGCCCTCACGCCGGCCGAGGCTGACCACCTGGCGTTCTGCCGTGAATGCGCGGGCACTCTGGCGGCCCTGGAACGCACCGTCCGCGCCGCCACCGTGGATCCCGCGGAAGTGGAACTGGCCACGCCCGGACCGCACACCTGGGCAGCCATCCATCAGGCATTGGGCCTCTCCCCCGAGCAGGCGCAGGACCCGTTAAGCAGGCCGGCCCCCGCCGGAGGCACGACGGGGAGCACGACGGCGGCGGAAGGCACGACGACGGAACGGACGACGACGGCGGGAAGGACGACGGCGGGCGCCGGCTCGACGGCGACAGTCGCCACCGTGCCTGCCACCGCGGAACAGGTCAGAGCGGAGCAGGCGGCCTCGGAGCCTGTCGCCGCGCCGACGCCTCTCCGGCGGCGCGCCGGGGGCGCGAGGCCGGGTTCGGCAAGGCGGAACGGATCCCCCGGAACAGCTTCGGGTGCCCGGCGGTGGGTGGCCATGGCCGCGGCCGCAGGGATCGTGGTGGGCGCTGCCGCAGTGTGGGCCGGCTACAACGTCCTTGGACAAGGGCCGGAAGCAGTGCCTTCACCTACGCCGACGGCCCCGCAGGCAGTGGTCATTGCCCAGGCTCCCCTGCAGCCCCTCAAGTCCTACACCGCCAGCGGCAAGGCCCTGGTGGAGGAGCTTCCCGACGGCACACGCCAGCTGGTGGTGCAGCTCTCGGAGGGGCAAATCAGCGGTTACCGTGAGGTGTGGGTGATCTCGCCGGACCTCTCCAAGCTGGTCAGCCTTGGCGTGCTGGACGGCGAGCCCGGCGTCTTCGCCATCCCCGCCGGCCTCGACCTTGCCCAGTACCCCATCGTTGATGTGTCCAACGAGCCGTTCGACGGCAACCCCGCGCATTCATCGGACAGCATTGCGCGGGGTGAATTGGCCGCGGAAAGCTGA
- a CDS encoding thiolase family protein, which translates to MASAVAGPQAFLVGGARTPVGRYGGALSAVRPDDLAALVVREAVARAGLDPDSIDEVILGNANGAGEENRNVARMATLLAGLPLHIPGITVNRLCASGLSAIIMASHMIKSGAADIVIAGGVESMSRAPWVQEKPQTAFAKPGAIFDTSIGWRFANPLFQKGELSRDGKMTYSMPETAEEVGRVDGISREDADAFAVRSHERSLAAIAAGRFKDEIVPVTVKTRKGETVVDTDEGPRAGTTMDVLAGLRPVVKGGSIVTAGNSSTLNDGASAIIVASEAAIRKLGLTPRARIVDGASAGCEPEIMGIGPVPATQKVLGRSGYSVGDLGAVELNEAFATQSLASMRRLGLDPEIVNRDGGAISLGHPLGSSGSRIAITLLGRMEREDAKLGLATMCIGVGQGTAMLLERV; encoded by the coding sequence ATGGCCTCAGCAGTAGCAGGACCGCAGGCATTTTTGGTGGGCGGTGCCCGCACACCGGTGGGCCGCTACGGAGGGGCGCTTTCAGCGGTCCGCCCCGACGACCTTGCCGCACTCGTGGTCCGCGAGGCCGTCGCCCGCGCCGGCCTTGACCCGGATTCCATCGACGAAGTGATCCTCGGCAACGCCAACGGCGCCGGCGAGGAAAACCGCAACGTGGCCCGCATGGCCACCCTGCTGGCCGGGCTTCCCCTCCACATCCCCGGCATCACGGTCAACCGGCTGTGCGCCTCCGGCCTGAGCGCCATCATCATGGCCAGCCACATGATCAAATCAGGAGCCGCGGACATCGTCATTGCCGGCGGCGTTGAATCCATGAGCCGGGCGCCCTGGGTTCAGGAAAAACCGCAGACGGCGTTCGCGAAGCCCGGCGCCATCTTCGACACGTCCATCGGCTGGCGGTTCGCCAACCCGCTGTTCCAGAAGGGCGAGCTGTCCCGGGACGGCAAAATGACGTACTCCATGCCGGAAACCGCCGAGGAAGTGGGCCGGGTGGACGGCATTTCCCGAGAGGACGCCGACGCCTTCGCGGTCCGCTCCCATGAACGTTCGCTCGCGGCCATCGCCGCCGGCCGGTTCAAGGACGAAATCGTCCCGGTGACGGTGAAGACCCGCAAGGGCGAAACCGTGGTTGACACGGACGAGGGCCCCCGCGCCGGGACCACCATGGACGTGCTCGCCGGGCTGCGCCCCGTGGTCAAGGGCGGCTCGATTGTCACGGCCGGCAACTCCTCCACGCTGAATGATGGCGCCTCCGCCATTATCGTGGCGTCCGAGGCGGCCATCCGGAAGCTCGGCCTCACCCCGCGGGCGCGCATCGTTGACGGCGCCTCCGCCGGCTGCGAACCCGAGATCATGGGCATCGGCCCCGTCCCCGCCACCCAGAAAGTCCTGGGCCGGAGCGGCTACAGCGTGGGCGACCTCGGCGCCGTCGAACTTAACGAAGCGTTCGCAACCCAGTCGCTTGCCAGCATGCGCCGGCTCGGGCTGGATCCGGAGATTGTGAACCGCGACGGCGGCGCCATCAGCCTCGGACATCCGCTCGGTTCCAGCGGCTCACGGATCGCCATCACCCTGCTGGGACGGATGGAACGCGAGGACGCCAAGCTGGGCCTCGCCACCATGTGCATCGGCGTCGGCCAGGGCACCGCGATGCTGCTGGAGCGCGTGTAA
- a CDS encoding tyrosine-protein phosphatase has protein sequence MEQPGQPVNWDGAVNAWRISGSVFRMGRREWVTETGWKQAYDDGVRTVIDLRNPSEHGLRDTDPAVGAEVLAAFDVVHAPTEDPDHPEFKELCSPYLNDPACYAANARLFPEKLVAVFKAVAAAPAGVVVHCSAGRDRSGMVAAMLQDLSGAGDHEIVSGYQAAMRGINERHRLVGPPHKHERYLAEEVLVPLLEKRGGGVLEFVRGLDTRNYLLRHGVTVAELAAIRSRLAARVTT, from the coding sequence ATGGAACAGCCTGGACAGCCCGTGAACTGGGACGGAGCCGTGAATGCATGGCGCATTTCCGGCAGCGTGTTCCGGATGGGGCGCCGGGAATGGGTCACCGAGACGGGCTGGAAACAGGCGTACGACGACGGCGTCCGCACCGTGATCGACCTCCGGAACCCCTCGGAACACGGACTGAGGGACACGGACCCCGCCGTTGGCGCGGAGGTGCTGGCGGCGTTCGACGTGGTGCATGCGCCCACGGAGGATCCGGACCACCCGGAGTTCAAAGAGTTGTGCTCCCCGTACCTCAATGATCCTGCCTGCTACGCGGCCAACGCCCGGCTATTTCCGGAAAAGCTCGTGGCCGTCTTCAAGGCGGTTGCCGCGGCCCCCGCCGGTGTGGTGGTCCACTGCTCGGCGGGCCGTGACCGCAGCGGAATGGTGGCGGCGATGCTCCAGGACCTTTCCGGTGCCGGTGACCATGAGATTGTGTCCGGTTACCAGGCGGCCATGCGGGGCATCAATGAGCGGCACCGGCTTGTGGGTCCGCCGCACAAGCACGAGCGCTACCTGGCGGAGGAGGTGCTGGTGCCGCTCCTGGAGAAGCGCGGCGGCGGAGTCCTGGAATTCGTCCGCGGCCTTGATACCCGGAACTATCTCTTGCGGCACGGGGTCACCGTGGCCGAGCTTGCTGCCATCCGCTCGCGGCTGGCAGCAAGGGTGACGACGTAA